In a single window of the Allobranchiibius huperziae genome:
- a CDS encoding cryptochrome/photolyase family protein, with amino-acid sequence MTSSILWFRRDLRLHDHPALNAAVEQAGASGVVPLFVIEPALWDGAGDSRRRWLAATLRSLDAECNGRLTVRRGDPAKVVAQVAREQHADTVHVSRETTPYGRRRDERVTAALGDDISLAETGTPYAVGPGVITNGSGSPYKVFTAFSRAWQDHGWPAPAERPSRIHWVDGGSGDDAHELIADAAEGELDFAVGEDAAHQRWEDFLDGPVDHYGTDRDRPAKDGTSRLSPYLKLGVLHPRTLLADLAHKRSDGAQTYRTEIAWREFYADVLWHQPRSSWHDLRDQLSGMTYDEPKEAIEAWKAGKTGYPIVDAGMRQLLQTGWMHNRLRMITASFLTKDLHVWWPVGARHFLDHLVDGDVASNNHGWQWVAGTGTDASPYFRVFNPVTQGQKFDPDGAYVRRWVPELRHLQGKATHEPWTVDDGYAEGYPERIVDHADERKEALRRYESAR; translated from the coding sequence ATGACCTCTTCCATCCTGTGGTTCCGCCGCGACCTGCGACTGCACGACCACCCGGCACTCAACGCCGCCGTCGAGCAGGCCGGTGCGTCGGGGGTGGTTCCCCTGTTCGTGATCGAGCCCGCGCTGTGGGACGGAGCCGGCGATTCCCGTCGCCGATGGCTCGCCGCGACGTTGCGATCGCTGGACGCCGAGTGCAACGGCCGGCTGACCGTACGCCGCGGTGACCCGGCGAAGGTGGTGGCGCAGGTCGCCCGCGAGCAGCACGCCGACACCGTGCACGTCTCCCGTGAGACCACCCCGTACGGGCGGCGGCGCGACGAACGGGTCACTGCCGCCCTCGGCGACGACATCTCCCTCGCCGAGACCGGCACGCCGTACGCCGTCGGGCCCGGCGTCATCACCAACGGCAGCGGCTCTCCGTACAAGGTCTTCACGGCCTTCTCGCGTGCCTGGCAGGACCACGGCTGGCCGGCTCCGGCGGAGCGCCCGTCCCGGATCCACTGGGTCGACGGCGGCTCCGGCGACGACGCGCACGAACTGATCGCCGACGCCGCCGAGGGAGAGCTCGACTTCGCGGTGGGGGAGGACGCGGCGCACCAGCGGTGGGAGGACTTCCTCGACGGCCCGGTCGACCACTACGGCACCGACCGCGACCGCCCCGCCAAGGACGGCACCTCGCGCCTGTCGCCCTACCTCAAGCTGGGCGTGCTGCACCCGCGCACGCTGCTCGCCGACCTGGCCCACAAACGCTCCGACGGTGCGCAGACCTACCGCACCGAGATCGCCTGGCGCGAGTTCTACGCCGACGTGCTCTGGCACCAGCCGCGCTCCTCCTGGCACGACCTGCGCGACCAGCTGTCCGGGATGACGTACGACGAGCCCAAGGAGGCGATCGAGGCCTGGAAGGCGGGGAAGACCGGCTATCCGATCGTCGACGCGGGGATGCGCCAGCTGCTGCAGACCGGGTGGATGCACAACCGGTTGCGGATGATCACGGCCAGCTTCCTCACCAAGGATCTGCACGTGTGGTGGCCGGTGGGCGCACGGCACTTCCTGGATCACCTGGTCGACGGCGACGTCGCGTCCAACAACCACGGCTGGCAGTGGGTGGCGGGCACCGGCACCGACGCCTCGCCGTACTTCCGGGTCTTCAACCCGGTCACCCAGGGGCAGAAGTTCGACCCGGACGGCGCCTACGTGCGCCGCTGGGTGCCGGAGTTGCGCCACCTGCAGGGCAAGGCGACCCACGAGCCGTGGACCGTCGACGACGGGTACGCCGAGGGCTACCCGGAGCGCATCGTCGACCACGCCGACGAGCGCAAGGAGGCCCTGCGCCGCTACGAGTCCGCACGCTGA
- a CDS encoding nucleotide sugar dehydrogenase encodes MNRRIVVVGMGYVGLSNAVLLAQHNDVLGVDLDVSKIERLQAGVSPISDPELEDFLAHADLRLTFATDPTAAYADADFVVVATPTDYDPQTNYFNTSSVEGVIRDVLDAGSSATIVIKSTIPVGCVHALREQFGTEAILHSPEFLREGRALYDNLHPSRIIVGAQTQEAKEFGELLLEGADAGGSGGEIAVLLTSSKEAESIKLFSNTFLAMRVAYFNELDTFAITHGVDSRQIIEGVSLDPRIGSHYNNPSFGYGGYCLPKDTKQLLANYRDVPQKLVEAIVGANTTRKDFIATDILRRNPSVVGIHRLIMKAGSDNFRASSVQGIMKRIKATGVEVIVYEPELEGDTFFGSRIVRDLQEFIDTADVVVANRRTPELQSAGAKVYTRDLFGED; translated from the coding sequence ATGAATCGCAGAATCGTGGTCGTCGGCATGGGATATGTCGGCCTGTCCAACGCCGTGCTGCTCGCGCAGCACAACGACGTCCTGGGCGTCGACCTGGACGTGTCCAAGATCGAGCGCCTGCAGGCCGGTGTCAGCCCGATCAGCGACCCCGAGCTGGAGGACTTCCTGGCGCACGCCGACCTGCGGCTCACCTTCGCCACCGATCCGACAGCGGCGTACGCCGACGCCGATTTCGTGGTCGTGGCGACCCCCACCGACTACGACCCGCAGACCAACTACTTCAACACCTCCAGCGTGGAGGGCGTCATCCGCGACGTGCTCGACGCCGGGAGCAGCGCGACGATCGTCATCAAGTCGACGATCCCGGTGGGCTGCGTGCACGCGCTGCGTGAGCAGTTCGGCACGGAGGCGATCCTGCACTCCCCGGAGTTCCTGCGGGAGGGTCGCGCTCTCTACGACAACCTGCATCCGTCGCGGATCATCGTGGGCGCCCAGACGCAGGAGGCCAAGGAGTTCGGCGAGCTGCTTCTGGAGGGCGCGGACGCCGGCGGGTCCGGCGGCGAGATCGCGGTGCTGCTGACCTCCAGCAAGGAGGCCGAGTCGATCAAGCTCTTCTCCAACACCTTCCTGGCGATGCGGGTCGCCTACTTCAACGAGTTGGACACCTTCGCGATCACCCACGGCGTCGACAGCCGCCAGATCATCGAGGGCGTCAGCCTCGACCCGCGCATCGGCAGCCACTACAACAATCCGTCCTTCGGATACGGCGGCTACTGCCTGCCCAAGGACACCAAGCAGCTGCTCGCCAACTACCGGGACGTCCCCCAGAAGCTGGTGGAGGCCATCGTCGGGGCCAACACGACCCGCAAGGACTTCATCGCCACCGACATTCTGCGCCGTAACCCCTCCGTGGTCGGCATCCACCGGCTCATCATGAAGGCCGGTTCGGACAACTTCCGGGCCAGCAGCGTGCAGGGAATCATGAAGCGCATCAAGGCCACGGGCGTCGAGGTGATCGTCTACGAGCCGGAGCTGGAGGGCGACACCTTCTTCGGCTCCCGCATCGTGCGTGACCTGCAGGAGTTCATCGACACCGCAGACGTCGTCGTGGCCAACCGGCGCACCCCCGAACTGCAGTCGGCGGGGGCGAAGGTCTACACGCGCGACCTGTTCGGCGAGGACTGA
- a CDS encoding FdhF/YdeP family oxidoreductase translates to MVARELKVQDSDDHLEVSPPLHSAAGVPAVTRAMRMAMKQMGPARSGRTLLRLNQPGGFDCPGCAWPDPGHTHAAEFCENGVKAVAEEATTRRVTPEFFAKHSIEELRGRTDYWLGQQGRLTTPMHKAPGDTHYRPVSWDAALDIVAGHLRGLSDPDEAVFYTSGRTSNEAAFCYQLFARAYGTNNMPDCSNMCHESSGTALTESIGIGKGTVTLTDVENAELLVVAGQNPGTNHPRMLSALEAAKKCGARIVAINPLPEAGLIKFRNPQTPRGVIGPGTPLADLYLQVRLGGDQALFQALGHLLLQRPDVLDKDFIAQHTSGFEEYAASLATLDWDATERATGLQHSEIEALADEFARSRATTICWAMGLTQHRHAVATIQDVVDVLLLQGNIGKPGAGVCPVRGHSNVQGDRTMGVWEKPGEKFLQALDDEFAITAPREHGYDVVDAVRAFRDGHAKVFMAVGGNFVRATSDTDVTAASLEKAALTVHVSTKLNGSHAVTGDEALILPTIGRTEEDLQVSGAQRVSVEDSMSMVHASQGRLRPADPTLLSEVAIICELARKTLPDSTIDWPAMRGDYRVIRSHIAAVVPGFEHFETRLEHPGGFLLPSPPRDERRFETQSGKATFTTHEMWAPDCPPGHLLLQTVRSHDQYNTTIYGMDDHYRGIKDGRRVVFVNPDDLAELGLHDEQIVDIVSVWRGTAGADEVEERRADRFRIVSYPTARSCAAAYFPETNVLVPLDSTAKRSNTPTSKTVVVRLEPST, encoded by the coding sequence GTGGTGGCACGAGAGCTGAAGGTGCAGGACAGCGACGATCACCTCGAGGTGAGCCCCCCGCTGCATTCCGCGGCCGGCGTACCCGCGGTCACCCGCGCGATGCGGATGGCGATGAAACAGATGGGTCCGGCCCGCTCCGGCCGCACGCTGCTTCGCCTCAACCAGCCGGGCGGCTTCGACTGTCCCGGGTGCGCCTGGCCCGATCCCGGGCACACGCACGCCGCGGAGTTCTGCGAGAACGGCGTCAAGGCCGTCGCCGAGGAGGCCACCACCCGCCGGGTCACGCCGGAGTTCTTCGCGAAGCACAGCATCGAGGAGCTGCGCGGCCGCACGGACTACTGGCTGGGCCAGCAGGGGCGTCTCACCACCCCGATGCACAAGGCGCCCGGCGACACCCACTATCGGCCGGTCAGTTGGGATGCCGCGCTGGACATCGTCGCGGGCCACCTGCGGGGGCTCTCGGATCCCGACGAGGCGGTCTTCTACACCTCCGGCCGCACGAGCAACGAGGCGGCGTTCTGCTATCAGCTGTTCGCGCGGGCGTACGGCACGAACAACATGCCCGACTGCTCCAACATGTGCCACGAGTCGAGCGGCACGGCCCTCACCGAGTCGATCGGGATCGGCAAGGGCACCGTGACCCTCACAGACGTGGAGAACGCCGAGCTGCTCGTCGTGGCCGGGCAGAACCCCGGCACCAATCACCCGAGGATGCTCTCGGCCCTGGAGGCGGCGAAGAAGTGCGGTGCGCGCATCGTGGCGATCAACCCGCTGCCGGAGGCGGGCCTGATCAAGTTCCGCAACCCGCAGACCCCCCGTGGCGTGATCGGACCCGGCACCCCGTTGGCCGACCTCTACCTGCAGGTCCGCCTCGGCGGTGATCAGGCGCTCTTCCAGGCGCTCGGACACCTTCTGCTGCAGCGCCCGGATGTGCTCGACAAGGACTTCATCGCGCAGCACACCAGCGGATTCGAGGAGTACGCCGCGTCGTTGGCGACACTCGACTGGGACGCCACCGAGCGCGCCACCGGCTTGCAGCACAGTGAGATCGAAGCGCTGGCAGACGAATTCGCCCGCTCCCGCGCCACGACGATCTGCTGGGCGATGGGGCTGACCCAGCACCGGCACGCCGTCGCGACGATCCAGGACGTCGTCGACGTCCTCCTCCTGCAGGGCAACATCGGCAAACCCGGCGCCGGTGTGTGCCCGGTCCGCGGGCACTCCAACGTGCAGGGCGACCGCACCATGGGCGTCTGGGAGAAGCCGGGCGAGAAGTTCCTGCAGGCCCTCGACGACGAGTTCGCGATCACCGCACCACGCGAGCACGGGTACGACGTCGTCGACGCGGTCCGTGCGTTCCGCGACGGGCACGCGAAGGTCTTCATGGCTGTCGGCGGCAACTTCGTGCGGGCCACCTCCGACACCGACGTGACCGCCGCCTCGCTGGAGAAGGCCGCGCTCACGGTGCACGTCTCCACAAAGCTCAACGGCTCGCACGCGGTCACCGGGGACGAGGCGCTGATCCTGCCGACCATCGGACGCACCGAGGAGGATTTGCAGGTCTCCGGCGCGCAGCGGGTGAGTGTCGAGGACTCGATGAGCATGGTGCACGCCTCGCAGGGTCGGTTGCGACCGGCCGACCCGACGCTGCTCAGCGAGGTCGCGATCATCTGCGAGCTGGCTCGAAAGACGCTGCCCGACAGCACGATCGACTGGCCGGCGATGCGCGGGGACTACCGGGTGATCCGCTCGCACATCGCGGCGGTCGTGCCCGGGTTCGAGCACTTCGAGACGCGGCTGGAGCACCCAGGTGGCTTTCTGCTGCCGAGTCCGCCGCGTGACGAACGCCGCTTCGAGACGCAGTCGGGGAAGGCCACCTTCACCACGCACGAGATGTGGGCGCCGGACTGCCCGCCCGGCCACCTGCTGCTGCAGACGGTGCGCAGCCACGATCAGTACAACACCACCATCTACGGCATGGACGATCACTACCGCGGCATCAAGGACGGTCGTCGGGTGGTCTTCGTCAACCCCGACGACCTGGCCGAGTTGGGGCTGCACGACGAGCAGATCGTCGACATCGTCTCGGTATGGCGCGGCACAGCCGGCGCCGACGAGGTGGAGGAACGCCGCGCCGACCGCTTCCGGATCGTCTCCTATCCGACGGCCCGCAGCTGCGCCGCCGCGTACTTCCCCGAGACCAACGTGCTGGTGCCGCTGGACTCCACGGCCAAACGCAGCAACACGCCGACGTCCAAGACCGTGGTCGTGCGTCTGGAGCCGTCGACCTGA
- the fdhD gene encoding formate dehydrogenase accessory sulfurtransferase FdhD, with translation MGRITTRHKAVRFDLAGESRARIDTVAVEEPLEIRVGGEQLTVTMRTPGHDMELIHGFLLAEGVIRHRDDILLARYCSDTETLNVVDVTLRDATASLPVSAQRNLVMHGGCGLCGKTTIDAVLAARPTAAGGATEYAGPAWTPQILARCATALRDGQAVFERTGGVHAAGLFDGSAHPLVVREDIGRHNAVDKAIGWSVMHGEPAVGSSDRADRSGLALIVTSRASFEIVQKAAMAGIRLMACVSAPSSLAIEAAQELGLTLVGFLREDRMTAFTHPQRLQHETSQEQAQARVAEGRMVTN, from the coding sequence ATGGGCCGGATCACTACGCGTCACAAGGCTGTTCGGTTCGACCTGGCGGGGGAGTCACGCGCGAGGATCGACACGGTCGCCGTCGAAGAGCCCCTGGAGATCCGGGTCGGCGGTGAGCAGCTGACCGTCACGATGCGCACGCCCGGCCACGACATGGAGCTCATCCACGGCTTCCTGCTGGCGGAGGGCGTCATTCGGCATCGGGACGACATCCTGCTGGCGAGGTACTGCAGCGACACGGAGACCCTGAACGTCGTCGACGTCACGCTGCGCGACGCCACCGCCTCGCTGCCCGTGAGCGCGCAACGCAACCTGGTCATGCACGGTGGGTGCGGGTTGTGCGGCAAGACCACGATCGATGCCGTGCTGGCCGCGAGGCCGACCGCGGCGGGCGGCGCGACCGAGTACGCCGGGCCGGCCTGGACCCCGCAGATCCTGGCGCGCTGCGCCACTGCGCTGCGCGACGGCCAGGCGGTCTTCGAACGCACTGGCGGAGTGCACGCTGCCGGCCTGTTCGACGGGTCCGCGCACCCGCTGGTCGTGCGGGAGGACATCGGCCGCCACAACGCGGTGGACAAGGCGATCGGCTGGTCGGTCATGCACGGGGAGCCCGCCGTGGGCAGTTCTGACCGCGCCGACCGTTCCGGACTCGCCCTGATCGTGACCTCGCGGGCGTCGTTCGAGATCGTCCAGAAAGCGGCGATGGCCGGCATCCGGCTCATGGCCTGCGTCTCGGCGCCGTCCAGCCTGGCGATCGAGGCGGCGCAGGAGCTGGGGCTGACGTTGGTCGGATTCCTGCGCGAGGACCGGATGACGGCGTTCACTCACCCGCAGCGGCTGCAGCACGAGACGTCACAGGAGCAGGCTCAGGCACGCGTCGCCGAGGGGCGGATGGTCACCAACTAG
- a CDS encoding CDP-alcohol phosphatidyltransferase family protein has product MQDKGAAGQAEQTPQPVSHRIVTVPNMLSTARLVGVPIFLVLILQRHDLWALLVLVLSGVTDYLDGKIARAYGLVSRLGQLLDPTADRLYILSTLLGLAWRHIIPWWLVALLVLREVFVLALGPILQIHHLPIPPVHFIGKAATFNLIYAFPLVLLGQQHGVVGTVALPIGWAFVWWGTGLYWVAGVMYAEHVRQMVRDRPGRTRAPVDAR; this is encoded by the coding sequence GTGCAGGACAAGGGTGCGGCAGGTCAAGCGGAGCAGACGCCGCAGCCCGTCAGCCACCGCATCGTGACGGTGCCCAACATGCTGTCGACCGCCCGTCTGGTCGGCGTGCCCATCTTCCTGGTGCTCATCCTGCAGCGACACGACCTCTGGGCGCTGCTGGTGCTGGTGCTCTCCGGTGTCACCGACTACCTCGACGGCAAGATCGCCCGCGCGTACGGGTTGGTCTCCCGCCTGGGTCAGCTGCTCGACCCCACGGCGGACCGGCTCTACATCCTGTCCACCCTGCTCGGCCTCGCCTGGCGGCACATCATCCCTTGGTGGCTGGTGGCGCTGCTCGTCCTGCGCGAGGTCTTCGTGCTCGCCCTAGGGCCCATCCTGCAGATCCACCACCTGCCGATCCCGCCGGTGCACTTCATCGGCAAGGCGGCGACGTTCAACCTCATCTACGCGTTCCCGCTGGTGCTGCTCGGCCAGCAGCACGGGGTGGTCGGCACCGTCGCGCTGCCCATCGGGTGGGCGTTCGTGTGGTGGGGGACCGGCCTGTACTGGGTCGCGGGCGTGATGTACGCCGAGCACGTGCGCCAGATGGTGCGCGACCGGCCGGGCCGGACCCGTGCGCCGGTGGACGCGCGATGA
- a CDS encoding DUF881 domain-containing protein, whose protein sequence is MSGATDRAQAPPRDPAASMSLITELMKNPLDPAYRQEADRRAAAGGSREAASSGHRSPILIAVVILLGFALATAVSALRVPRTHQDRQRASLISRIHQEQGDIAASSRQITGLRGEISTLQNKALARNNGASTAAQLNALGASTGLVAVHGSGVVLSVDNAPSGSAGAGVDPRHQQGSDTTSAEGQVASADLQLVVDGMWQGGAEAIAINGQRLTAQSAIRSAGEAILVNFQPLQPPYVVSAIGPPSLRTAFDDSEGGVYLHGLATGYGIRTSLRSDSSLKLPAAVVADLRYAKAAQ, encoded by the coding sequence ATGAGCGGTGCCACCGACCGGGCGCAGGCACCGCCTCGCGACCCGGCCGCTTCGATGTCGCTCATCACCGAGCTGATGAAGAACCCCCTGGACCCGGCGTACCGCCAGGAGGCCGACCGCCGCGCGGCTGCGGGGGGCTCTCGGGAGGCTGCATCGAGCGGGCACCGTTCGCCGATCCTCATCGCCGTGGTGATCCTGCTCGGATTCGCTCTGGCCACCGCGGTGTCCGCGCTGCGGGTCCCCCGCACGCACCAGGACCGGCAACGCGCCTCGCTGATCTCGCGCATCCACCAGGAGCAGGGCGACATCGCCGCGAGTTCCCGGCAGATCACCGGTCTGCGGGGCGAGATCTCGACCCTGCAGAACAAGGCGCTCGCGAGGAACAACGGAGCGAGCACGGCTGCACAGCTGAACGCGCTCGGCGCGAGCACCGGCCTGGTCGCCGTGCACGGCTCGGGAGTCGTCCTCAGCGTCGACAACGCACCGAGCGGCAGTGCGGGCGCGGGCGTCGATCCGCGCCACCAGCAGGGCAGTGACACCACCTCGGCCGAGGGCCAGGTGGCGTCGGCGGACCTGCAGCTGGTCGTCGACGGCATGTGGCAGGGTGGCGCCGAAGCAATCGCGATCAACGGTCAGCGCCTCACCGCCCAGAGCGCCATTCGATCCGCCGGGGAGGCGATTCTCGTCAACTTCCAGCCTCTGCAGCCGCCGTACGTCGTCTCGGCGATCGGACCGCCGTCGTTGCGCACCGCCTTCGACGACTCCGAGGGTGGGGTCTACCTGCACGGTCTGGCGACCGGGTACGGCATCCGCACCAGCCTGCGCTCGGACAGCTCGCTCAAGCTGCCCGCCGCCGTCGTGGCCGACCTGCGTTACGCGAAGGCGGCGCAGTGA
- a CDS encoding DUF1290 domain-containing protein encodes MIPALGLLGGLLLGLFLHPDVPLWLQPYLPVAVIAALDAVFGAVRAMLDGIFSDKVFVVSFLSNVVVAGLIVFMGDQLGVGSQLSTAVVVVLGLRIFSNVAAIRRHLFHA; translated from the coding sequence GTGATCCCGGCACTAGGGCTCCTGGGCGGTCTGCTCCTCGGCCTCTTCCTGCACCCGGACGTGCCGCTCTGGCTGCAGCCGTATCTCCCGGTGGCGGTCATCGCGGCGCTGGACGCCGTCTTCGGGGCGGTGCGCGCCATGCTGGACGGCATCTTCAGCGACAAGGTCTTCGTGGTGTCGTTCCTGTCGAACGTCGTGGTGGCGGGCCTGATCGTCTTCATGGGTGACCAGCTCGGCGTCGGGTCGCAGCTCTCGACCGCCGTCGTGGTCGTGCTGGGTCTGCGGATCTTCTCCAACGTCGCCGCCATCCGCCGGCACCTCTTCCACGCATGA
- a CDS encoding DUF881 domain-containing protein: MSEPARESGWRTLARMGRPRATKANALAAVLAAALGFAMVTQVHQNRSSGLDNLSQDDLVALLDGEAQQAVRLGHESDTLTYTRDQLRGSTGDQAALKAAQQRLTQLGILAGTLPAKGPGIRITVADPKAGVQSANLLDAVEELRDAGAEAIQVNSVRVVASSYFSTGSDNRLQVDGTSISAPYVLLAIGDPHTMSTAMAIPGGVVSTLRQLGATASVTSSTTVSVSALRAGSGDQYAHPDTTTSTG, encoded by the coding sequence ATGAGCGAGCCGGCGCGCGAGTCCGGCTGGCGCACCCTGGCCAGGATGGGCCGCCCGCGCGCGACGAAGGCCAACGCCCTGGCCGCCGTGCTCGCCGCCGCCCTCGGCTTCGCGATGGTGACCCAGGTGCACCAGAACCGCTCCTCGGGCCTGGACAACCTGTCCCAGGACGACCTGGTCGCTCTCCTCGACGGCGAGGCGCAGCAGGCCGTGCGCCTCGGCCACGAGAGCGACACCCTCACCTACACCCGGGACCAGCTGCGCGGCAGCACCGGGGACCAGGCCGCCCTGAAGGCGGCGCAGCAGCGGTTGACCCAGCTCGGCATCCTGGCCGGCACCCTGCCCGCCAAGGGGCCGGGCATCCGGATCACCGTCGCGGACCCCAAGGCCGGGGTGCAGTCGGCCAACCTCCTGGACGCGGTCGAGGAGCTGCGGGACGCCGGCGCCGAGGCCATCCAGGTCAACTCGGTGCGCGTCGTGGCCAGCTCCTACTTCTCCACCGGCAGCGACAACCGGCTGCAGGTCGACGGGACCTCCATCAGCGCGCCGTACGTGCTGCTCGCCATCGGCGACCCGCACACCATGTCCACCGCGATGGCCATCCCCGGCGGCGTCGTGAGCACCCTGCGACAGCTGGGCGCCACCGCCTCGGTGACCAGTTCCACCACAGTCTCGGTGAGCGCGTTGCGGGCCGGAAGCGGCGATCAGTACGCTCACCCCGACACCACCACGTCGACCGGCTGA
- the gcvH gene encoding glycine cleavage system protein GcvH: MSQLEYPADLRYTEDHEWVREQDDVVRIGITAFAQDALGDVVYVSLPAVGDQLTSGDSCGEVESTKSVSDLYAPLDGEVTAVNESLDSTPELINSDPYGEGWMFELRVADASAVAALKDADAYTASLG, translated from the coding sequence ATGTCCCAGCTGGAGTACCCCGCCGACCTGCGCTACACCGAGGATCACGAGTGGGTGCGAGAGCAGGACGACGTGGTGCGGATCGGCATCACGGCCTTCGCGCAGGACGCGCTCGGCGATGTGGTGTACGTCAGCCTCCCGGCGGTCGGCGACCAGCTCACCTCCGGTGATTCGTGCGGCGAGGTCGAGTCGACCAAGTCCGTCAGCGACCTCTACGCCCCGCTGGACGGCGAAGTCACCGCGGTCAACGAAAGCCTCGACAGCACACCGGAGTTGATCAACTCCGACCCGTACGGCGAGGGTTGGATGTTCGAGTTGCGCGTCGCCGACGCATCGGCGGTCGCCGCCCTGAAGGACGCCGACGCGTACACCGCGTCGCTGGGCTGA
- a CDS encoding FHA domain-containing protein — protein MTEQPASGDTTARIPAAGVQPADAVPPSEVGLSSADQATVDALRPGTALLISQRGPGSGARFLLDADEVSSGRHPDSDIFLDDVTVSRRHAIFRRTGQGYTVQDVGSLNGTYVNGQITDSAPLKTGTEVQIGKFRLVYYGAAGS, from the coding sequence ATGACCGAGCAGCCGGCGTCCGGTGACACCACCGCACGCATCCCCGCAGCAGGAGTCCAGCCGGCGGACGCCGTACCCCCGAGCGAGGTCGGCCTCTCCAGTGCCGACCAGGCGACCGTCGACGCGCTGCGTCCCGGGACGGCGCTGCTGATCTCCCAGCGTGGGCCGGGCTCGGGCGCCCGATTCCTGCTCGATGCCGACGAGGTCAGCTCGGGGCGTCACCCCGACAGCGACATCTTCCTGGACGACGTCACCGTCTCGCGCCGGCACGCCATCTTCCGGCGCACCGGCCAGGGCTACACCGTGCAGGACGTCGGCTCGCTCAACGGCACCTACGTCAACGGCCAGATCACCGACTCGGCACCGCTGAAGACCGGCACCGAGGTCCAGATCGGCAAGTTCCGCCTGGTCTACTACGGTGCCGCCGGCTCCTGA
- a CDS encoding MerR family transcriptional regulator, whose translation MPPAPEGGSHTVGAVLALLREDFPDLTISKVRFLDAEGLVSPGRSPSGYRRYSNADLDRLRFVLTAQRDRFWPLKVIREALDAYDRGLQPPQDLDARPVPPPPAGDPALSPPPSPPEEERAEPPLRLTLAEVARGSGLNEAQVRDLAGFGLITPDAGYFDRQALVVARSAAALMARGLGARHLRTFRLAAEREAAMVAQLRGRGGRGTESEQVVGECLALHLALLRAQVALHP comes from the coding sequence GTGCCGCCGGCTCCTGAGGGCGGCAGCCACACGGTCGGTGCGGTCCTCGCGCTGCTGCGCGAGGACTTCCCCGACCTGACGATCTCCAAGGTCCGCTTCCTGGATGCTGAAGGTCTCGTCAGCCCGGGCCGTTCACCGTCGGGCTACCGTCGGTACAGCAACGCCGACCTGGACCGTCTGCGATTCGTCCTCACCGCGCAGCGCGATCGCTTCTGGCCGCTGAAGGTCATCCGGGAGGCGTTGGACGCCTACGACCGCGGCCTGCAGCCACCGCAGGACCTGGACGCGCGGCCCGTCCCGCCGCCACCGGCCGGCGACCCCGCGCTCAGCCCGCCGCCGTCACCGCCGGAGGAGGAGCGCGCCGAGCCGCCGTTGCGACTGACCCTCGCGGAGGTGGCGCGCGGATCGGGGTTGAACGAGGCGCAGGTGCGCGACCTGGCGGGCTTCGGTCTGATCACCCCGGACGCCGGATACTTCGACCGGCAGGCCCTGGTCGTCGCCCGCAGCGCCGCCGCACTGATGGCGCGCGGACTCGGCGCCCGGCACCTGCGTACCTTCCGGCTGGCCGCGGAACGAGAGGCCGCGATGGTCGCGCAACTGCGCGGCCGCGGCGGTCGGGGCACCGAGAGCGAGCAGGTCGTGGGCGAGTGCCTGGCACTGCATCTCGCGTTGCTGCGCGCGCAGGTAGCGTTGCACCCATGA
- a CDS encoding bifunctional nuclease family protein, translated as MRRVDVMGVRVEMPTNKPIVLLRERDGELYVPIWIGAPEATAIAYAQQGVAPPRPLTHDLLVNVLSDLGHTLEHVVVTRMEDSIFYAELVVDGDTTISARSSDAIAIALRAGVSIYVADEIFDEVGVSVPVEEDDEVEKFREFLDNVSAEDFETSEGEGPGEAPEDGPEDRPSSST; from the coding sequence ATGAGACGGGTCGATGTCATGGGTGTGCGAGTCGAGATGCCGACCAACAAGCCGATCGTCCTGTTGCGCGAGAGGGACGGCGAGCTCTATGTGCCGATCTGGATCGGCGCGCCAGAGGCGACCGCGATCGCGTACGCACAGCAAGGGGTGGCGCCGCCGCGTCCGTTGACGCACGATCTGCTGGTCAACGTCCTATCCGACCTCGGTCACACCCTGGAGCACGTCGTGGTGACCCGGATGGAGGACAGCATCTTCTACGCCGAGCTGGTCGTCGACGGTGACACCACCATCAGCGCCCGCTCCTCCGACGCGATCGCCATCGCCTTGCGTGCCGGGGTGTCGATCTACGTCGCGGACGAGATCTTCGACGAGGTCGGCGTGTCCGTGCCGGTCGAAGAGGACGACGAGGTCGAGAAATTCCGCGAGTTCCTCGACAACGTGTCGGCCGAGGATTTCGAGACGTCCGAGGGCGAAGGACCCGGTGAAGCCCCGGAAGACGGGCCCGAGGACAGACCCTCATCCTCGACTTGA